The following coding sequences lie in one Gemmatimonadaceae bacterium genomic window:
- a CDS encoding M55 family metallopeptidase, whose amino-acid sequence MNAPRSIARIAVALAIGSATLAGSAEAQRQPGGLKVYISADMEGIAGVASADQLSPGSFEYERAREWMTGEVLAAMQGARDAGATEFVVSDSHGNGESLLIDRFPADIPITVVRSFPRPLGMMEGIDSTFAAVIFIGYHASTSSTTGVRAHTMSSALLTRIALNGTSMSEAGINAAIAAQYGVPVVMLTGDDAIVGETKTRLGPIEGVVVKRAIGFHSTATMTPEAARGLIRSHAATAVKRRDEMKPYAMTRPITLEVSFKNYRPVELLGYLSNVQRIDSHTIRYVGRDMVDVSKFLEFVTSYEPTLSP is encoded by the coding sequence GTGAATGCCCCTCGCTCGATCGCGCGGATCGCCGTCGCGCTGGCGATCGGATCGGCGACGCTCGCCGGATCGGCCGAAGCACAGCGCCAACCGGGTGGCCTCAAGGTCTATATCTCGGCGGACATGGAGGGAATTGCGGGCGTCGCCTCGGCCGACCAGCTGTCGCCCGGGTCGTTCGAGTACGAACGCGCCCGCGAATGGATGACCGGCGAAGTGCTCGCCGCGATGCAGGGCGCGCGCGACGCCGGCGCCACCGAATTCGTCGTGAGCGACTCGCACGGCAACGGCGAGTCGCTTCTCATCGACCGATTCCCGGCGGACATCCCGATTACAGTCGTACGCTCGTTTCCGCGCCCGCTCGGGATGATGGAAGGGATCGATTCGACGTTCGCGGCCGTGATCTTCATCGGATATCACGCGTCGACGTCGAGCACGACCGGGGTTCGTGCGCACACGATGTCCAGCGCGCTGTTGACGCGCATCGCGCTCAACGGGACGTCGATGTCGGAGGCAGGGATCAACGCGGCGATCGCCGCGCAATATGGCGTCCCTGTCGTCATGCTCACGGGCGACGACGCGATCGTCGGCGAAACGAAAACGCGCCTCGGGCCCATCGAGGGCGTCGTCGTCAAGCGCGCGATCGGCTTCCACTCGACGGCCACGATGACGCCGGAGGCCGCGCGCGGATTGATTCGCTCGCACGCCGCGACGGCGGTGAAGCGTCGCGACGAGATGAAGCCCTACGCGATGACTCGCCCGATCACGCTCGAGGTGTCGTTCAAGAACTACCGTCCGGTCGAGCTGTTGGGCTACCTGTCGAACGTGCAGCGGATCGACTCACACACCATCCGGTACGTCGGCCGCGACATGGTCGACGTTTCGAAGTTTCTCGAGTTCGTGACGAGCTACGAACCGACGCTTTCGCCGTAG
- a CDS encoding MFS transporter: protein MTSPNSSTRGIWGVIAASSAGTVIEWYDFYIFGSLAAILSTIFYPESNATVSLLKWLATFAAGFAVRPFGALVFGRIGDLVGRKYAFMLTLLIMGGSTAAIGLLPGYRTLGIFAPVLLVSLRLLQGLALGGEYGGAAIYVAEHAPDDKRGFYTSFIQTTATLGFFVSLIVILVTKHSMSDSDFKAWGWRIPFLLSSILVIVSYYIRARMSESPLFAQLKAEGKTSTAPIKDSYGTLERWKIFFLVLFGATAGQAVVWYTGQFYALIFLQTILKVPIDTAYVIVAIALVLGTPFFVLFGSLSDRIGRKRIIMAGCLVAGLTYIPIYKAMMAAAQPLNTPMLVFLVFLQVLYVTMVYGPIAAFLVETFPARIRYTSLSLPYHFANGWFGGFTPLIATSIVAATGNPLAGLWFPIGVALLTFGVGTFGLHETRTEQIWQEVDATPDLSS, encoded by the coding sequence ATGACCTCACCCAACTCATCGACGCGCGGGATCTGGGGTGTCATCGCGGCCTCGTCAGCCGGCACCGTCATCGAGTGGTACGACTTCTACATCTTCGGCAGTCTCGCGGCGATTCTCTCGACGATCTTCTATCCCGAGTCGAACGCGACGGTCTCGCTGTTGAAGTGGCTGGCGACTTTCGCCGCGGGCTTCGCCGTCCGTCCGTTCGGCGCGCTCGTGTTCGGCCGAATCGGCGACCTGGTCGGACGCAAATATGCGTTCATGCTGACGCTGCTCATCATGGGCGGGTCGACCGCGGCGATCGGATTGCTCCCGGGTTACCGCACGCTTGGCATCTTCGCCCCCGTGCTGCTGGTGAGCCTGCGACTCCTTCAAGGTCTCGCGCTGGGCGGTGAGTATGGCGGGGCCGCGATCTACGTCGCGGAGCACGCGCCGGACGACAAGCGAGGCTTCTACACCTCGTTCATCCAGACGACGGCGACGCTCGGATTCTTCGTGTCGCTGATCGTGATTCTGGTGACGAAGCACTCGATGAGCGACTCGGACTTCAAGGCGTGGGGCTGGCGGATCCCGTTCCTCCTCTCGTCGATCCTCGTCATCGTGTCGTATTACATCCGTGCGCGGATGTCGGAGTCGCCGCTGTTCGCGCAGCTCAAGGCGGAAGGAAAGACGTCGACGGCGCCGATCAAGGACAGCTACGGTACGCTCGAGCGGTGGAAGATCTTCTTCCTGGTGCTGTTCGGCGCGACGGCGGGGCAGGCGGTCGTCTGGTACACGGGCCAGTTCTACGCCCTCATCTTCCTCCAGACGATTCTCAAGGTGCCGATCGACACGGCCTACGTGATCGTTGCGATCGCGCTCGTGCTCGGCACGCCGTTCTTCGTGCTCTTCGGATCCCTGTCGGATCGCATCGGGCGCAAGCGAATCATCATGGCCGGCTGCCTCGTCGCCGGTCTGACGTACATCCCGATCTACAAGGCGATGATGGCGGCGGCCCAGCCCCTCAACACGCCGATGCTCGTGTTCCTCGTTTTCTTGCAGGTGTTGTACGTGACGATGGTCTACGGGCCGATCGCCGCGTTCCTCGTCGAGACTTTCCCGGCCAGGATCCGCTACACGTCGCTCTCGCTGCCGTATCACTTCGCGAATGGTTGGTTCGGCGGATTCACGCCGCTCATCGCGACGTCCATCGTGGCGGCGACGGGGAATCCGCTCGCCGGTCTGTGGTTCCCGATCGGCGTCGCGCTCCTGACGTTCGGTGTCGGCACCTTCGGGCTGCATGAGACGCGAACCGAGCAAATCTGGCAGGAGGTCGACGCGACTCCTGATCTCTCGTCGTGA
- a CDS encoding MBL fold metallo-hydrolase has translation MRSLVGSVLFASVAGLAPARSSAPPAARVVVLGTGTPNADPERSGPAVAIVVGDAAYLVDAGPGVVRRAAQAARDDSIPALQPPRLRRVFLTHLHSDHTVGLPDLLLSPWVLGRTEPIEVFGPRGTRRMVGLLEQAYSEDVQIRLNGGEPSNKTGYAANAHDVGAGVIYRDSNVTITAFKVAHGKWDWAFGYRFATRDRVIVVSGDTSPTDAVVDACNGCDVLVHEVYSAERFRTRTPDWQRYHAAYHTSTDQLADIATRARPKLLVLYHQLYWGDDDAGLIRQVRAKYRGNVVSAQDLGVY, from the coding sequence ATGCGAAGTCTTGTCGGTTCGGTATTGTTTGCTTCGGTCGCCGGACTCGCTCCGGCGCGCTCATCCGCTCCACCGGCGGCTCGGGTCGTCGTTTTGGGCACGGGGACGCCAAACGCGGACCCCGAGCGGTCGGGCCCCGCGGTGGCCATCGTCGTCGGCGATGCCGCGTATCTCGTCGATGCGGGACCTGGGGTCGTGCGGCGTGCGGCGCAGGCAGCGCGAGACGACTCTATTCCGGCGCTGCAACCGCCGCGGCTGCGCCGCGTGTTCCTCACGCATCTTCATTCGGACCATACGGTCGGTCTTCCGGACTTGTTGCTCTCGCCGTGGGTGCTCGGACGCACCGAGCCGATCGAGGTCTTCGGCCCACGCGGTACGAGGCGAATGGTCGGCCTGCTCGAGCAGGCGTATTCGGAAGACGTGCAGATTCGACTGAATGGCGGCGAGCCGTCCAACAAGACAGGCTACGCCGCGAACGCGCACGACGTCGGCGCCGGAGTCATCTATCGCGACAGCAACGTGACGATCACGGCGTTCAAGGTCGCGCACGGGAAATGGGATTGGGCTTTCGGCTATCGCTTCGCCACGCGCGACCGCGTGATCGTCGTATCGGGCGACACGTCGCCGACGGACGCCGTCGTCGACGCGTGCAACGGATGCGACGTTCTCGTCCACGAGGTGTACTCCGCCGAGCGCTTTCGCACGCGGACGCCCGACTGGCAGCGCTATCACGCGGCCTATCACACATCCACGGACCAACTGGCGGACATCGCGACGCGAGCGCGGCCGAAGCTGTTGGTCCTGTATCACCAGCTCTATTGGGGAGACGACGACGCCGGCCTGATTCGTCAGGTCCGCGCCAAGTATCGAGGCAACGTCGTGTCGGCACAGGACCTCGGAGTGTATTGA
- a CDS encoding NAD-dependent epimerase/dehydratase family protein — MITRREFVKTTAAVGGALGMSPRLASALEIFPPAEASERPPIGRAPASLNILILGGTGFTGPEQVEYAIARGHRVTLFNRGKTRPGLFKGKVAEELIGDLNSDTSALKDKQFDVVIDNPTTLPFWVKNAAQFLKGNTKHYIFISTTSVYRDESQIGINEDSPTVPMPAGLDPYQPDQRNQAQLAASANPANYGAFKARAEVEVQNQYPGINTIIRPCLIVGPLDRTDRFTYWPARIDKGGEVLAPDKPEDPCQFIDSRDLAEFMIRMAEAREFGTFNAIGPEKPMTIAEMLYGVKAVTTAGAQFTWVPWEFLRAQGVRPWRHMTVWQPPYGATAGYQRRNASKAIAKGLTFRPLAVTAKDTLDWHKTRPEKEQLATLNGEINGLSMTREAEVLAAWKASRQGTE, encoded by the coding sequence ATGATCACCCGCCGTGAATTCGTGAAGACGACGGCCGCCGTGGGCGGCGCGTTGGGAATGTCGCCACGACTCGCGTCCGCGCTGGAGATCTTTCCCCCCGCGGAGGCGAGCGAGCGTCCGCCGATCGGTCGCGCGCCGGCGTCGCTCAACATCCTCATTCTCGGCGGCACCGGGTTCACCGGTCCGGAGCAAGTCGAATACGCGATCGCGCGCGGGCATCGCGTGACATTGTTCAACCGGGGCAAGACGCGCCCGGGTCTCTTCAAGGGAAAGGTCGCCGAAGAGCTCATCGGTGATCTCAACAGCGACACGAGCGCGCTGAAAGACAAGCAGTTCGATGTCGTGATCGACAATCCGACGACGCTTCCATTCTGGGTGAAGAACGCCGCGCAATTTCTGAAGGGAAACACCAAGCACTACATCTTCATCTCGACCACGTCCGTCTACCGCGACGAGAGCCAGATCGGGATCAACGAGGACAGTCCGACGGTGCCGATGCCCGCCGGCCTCGATCCGTATCAGCCGGACCAGCGCAACCAGGCGCAGCTGGCCGCCTCGGCGAACCCGGCGAACTACGGCGCGTTCAAGGCCCGCGCCGAAGTGGAAGTGCAGAATCAATATCCGGGCATCAACACGATCATCCGGCCGTGTCTTATCGTCGGACCACTCGACCGCACCGATCGCTTCACGTATTGGCCGGCGCGCATCGACAAGGGCGGCGAAGTGCTCGCCCCCGACAAACCCGAGGACCCCTGTCAATTCATCGACTCGCGCGACCTGGCCGAGTTCATGATACGGATGGCCGAGGCGCGCGAGTTCGGCACGTTCAACGCGATCGGACCGGAAAAACCGATGACGATCGCCGAAATGCTCTACGGGGTGAAGGCGGTCACCACCGCCGGCGCGCAGTTCACGTGGGTGCCGTGGGAGTTTCTGCGCGCTCAAGGCGTGCGCCCGTGGCGGCACATGACCGTGTGGCAGCCGCCGTACGGAGCAACCGCCGGCTACCAGCGTCGGAATGCGTCGAAAGCAATCGCGAAGGGTTTGACCTTTCGGCCACTCGCCGTGACGGCGAAGGACACCCTGGACTGGCACAAGACACGTCCCGAGAAGGAGCAACTCGCGACGCTCAACGGGGAAATCAACGGACTGTCGATGACCAGAGAGGCCGAAGTGCTCGCCGCGTGGAAGGCATCGCGCCAGGGAACCGAGTGA
- a CDS encoding GlsB/YeaQ/YmgE family stress response membrane protein: MIVAILVGIIAGFLAGQITRGSGYGLLMDLLLGIAGSIVGRFLFGLIGIYSSGFIGSILLAFLGALVLIWVGRFLKSRR; the protein is encoded by the coding sequence ATGATCGTCGCCATCCTGGTAGGCATCATCGCGGGGTTCCTCGCCGGACAGATCACGCGCGGGTCGGGCTACGGCCTGCTCATGGATCTTCTCCTCGGCATCGCCGGAAGCATCGTCGGGCGTTTCCTTTTTGGTCTGATCGGGATCTACTCGAGTGGATTCATCGGATCAATTCTTCTGGCGTTCCTCGGCGCCCTCGTTCTCATCTGGGTCGGACGATTTCTGAAATCGCGCCGTTGA
- a CDS encoding multicopper oxidase domain-containing protein — protein MLRATTLSYLTPLLALAVTSATSSGPEAIRPNENRHAAGALAGKVLTVKLEAREGVWRPEGDNGRAISVAAWAEEGKPLSNPGPLIRVPVGTEVRATIHNTLAKPLIVSGFGKTRGMSDSVIVPVNGRTSVSFTAAAPGTYYYVGRRGVGPFGTRPDGDFQLNGAIVVDPPNAPTTDRVFIISWWFTLDSTSKTGLGRATMAINGLSWPHTERIELTQGDSAHWRVINLTEVDHPMHLHGFYFRVTSHGNGVVDSLFRMSDQQMAVTDIVNPFQTMSMAWLPSRPGNWIFHCHFASHLSQDVALDADKGELDASMLSHHMSDRPHQMFGLVLGLTVAPHGPQAAPPKNARAIRLAIREKANVYGKNPGFSFVMGGTPEDADPSAMPVPGPALVLQRNQPVAVTIVNQAKERAAVHWHGIELESYPDGVPDWSGSKGHILPSVGPRDSITIRFTPPRAGTFMYHSHFDEATQIAGGLYGPIIVLDSGQKFDAETDRVLVFGIAGPATNVVVGPFSNYLMNGKAQPAPMNLAVGKRYRFRVINITDDGPMVLSLNTDDKPVQWRAIARDGATLPERQATFRPAMLISDPGQIYDFEFTPQAAGEMTLKFGPPPPPPGSPPPPPGFPPPPPTVTVPVHVR, from the coding sequence ATGCTCAGAGCGACGACGCTGTCCTATCTGACGCCCTTGTTGGCGCTGGCGGTTACGTCAGCCACATCGAGCGGGCCGGAGGCTATCCGGCCGAATGAGAACCGCCACGCCGCGGGTGCGCTCGCCGGCAAGGTGTTGACGGTAAAGCTCGAGGCGCGCGAAGGAGTGTGGCGCCCGGAAGGCGACAACGGGCGAGCGATTTCAGTCGCCGCTTGGGCGGAGGAGGGCAAGCCGCTCTCGAACCCCGGTCCCCTTATCCGCGTGCCGGTGGGTACGGAAGTGCGCGCGACGATTCACAACACGCTTGCCAAACCGCTCATAGTGTCCGGGTTCGGCAAGACGCGCGGCATGTCCGACAGCGTGATCGTACCAGTGAACGGGCGCACCAGCGTTTCATTCACCGCGGCGGCGCCGGGAACCTACTACTACGTGGGACGCCGCGGCGTAGGGCCATTCGGGACTCGGCCAGACGGCGACTTCCAACTCAACGGCGCGATCGTCGTCGATCCGCCGAACGCGCCGACAACGGACCGCGTCTTCATCATCTCGTGGTGGTTCACGCTGGACTCGACGAGCAAGACCGGACTTGGCCGCGCAACGATGGCCATCAACGGGCTCTCGTGGCCGCACACCGAGCGCATAGAGCTCACGCAAGGCGATTCCGCGCATTGGCGCGTCATCAACCTCACCGAAGTCGACCATCCGATGCACCTACATGGCTTCTACTTCCGGGTGACGTCGCACGGCAACGGTGTCGTCGACTCGTTGTTTCGCATGAGCGATCAACAGATGGCCGTGACGGACATCGTCAATCCGTTCCAGACGATGTCGATGGCGTGGCTGCCGTCGCGGCCGGGCAACTGGATCTTCCACTGCCACTTCGCTTCGCATCTTTCGCAAGACGTCGCGCTCGACGCTGACAAGGGCGAGTTGGACGCCTCCATGCTCTCGCATCACATGTCCGACCGACCGCATCAGATGTTCGGTCTCGTACTCGGGCTCACCGTTGCGCCGCACGGCCCGCAGGCAGCGCCGCCCAAGAACGCGCGTGCGATTCGTCTGGCGATTCGCGAGAAGGCGAACGTCTATGGAAAAAACCCCGGGTTCTCGTTCGTAATGGGCGGGACGCCGGAGGACGCCGATCCATCGGCGATGCCCGTCCCCGGTCCGGCGCTCGTGTTGCAGCGAAACCAGCCGGTTGCGGTGACGATCGTGAACCAGGCGAAGGAACGCGCGGCGGTGCATTGGCATGGAATCGAGCTCGAGAGCTATCCGGACGGTGTACCCGATTGGTCAGGATCCAAGGGCCATATCCTGCCGTCGGTCGGCCCGCGCGATTCAATAACCATTCGCTTCACACCGCCGCGGGCGGGCACATTCATGTATCACTCGCACTTCGACGAAGCGACGCAGATCGCGGGTGGCCTGTACGGGCCGATCATCGTGCTCGACTCGGGCCAGAAATTCGACGCGGAGACCGATCGCGTACTCGTGTTTGGCATCGCGGGTCCCGCGACGAACGTCGTCGTCGGACCGTTCTCGAACTATCTGATGAACGGAAAAGCCCAGCCCGCGCCGATGAATCTCGCGGTTGGGAAGCGCTATCGATTCCGCGTCATCAACATCACCGACGACGGCCCGATGGTGTTGAGCCTGAACACCGACGACAAGCCGGTACAATGGCGCGCGATCGCTCGCGACGGGGCGACGTTGCCGGAGCGACAGGCCACGTTTCGTCCGGCCATGCTGATTTCGGATCCTGGTCAGATCTACGACTTCGAGTTCACCCCGCAGGCGGCCGGCGAGATGACGCTCAAGTTCGGTCCACCGCCGCCGCCGCCGGGCTCGCCACCGCCGCCGCCCGGATTCCCGCCCCCACCACCGACCGTCACGGTGCCGGTGCACGTTCGGTAA
- a CDS encoding Type 1 glutamine amidotransferase-like domain-containing protein yields MRRLVSLSLVVLPAALAGQDRSPSQQGSAVKVGPERGTVIVVGGGSMGPEIYSAFIKAAGGPDALIIDVPTAGGDTVYNQNAPGTRGWRQAGARNVYVLHTNDKKLADSDSFAAILKKAGGVWFEGGRQFHLVDSYAGTKTEAGFHDVLARGGVVGGSSAGASILGDFLVRGAPSNDNFIMDYPGYQKGFAFLRGVGIDQHVVARERLPDLADSIMPKYPSLLGMSEDEGTAWVVRGDTATIVGRDKAFVYGGKDATDKGKPFLTLYPGDRYNLSTRQVMHRAASESKVSVAFLDSLFKPFAEPSAGGATVLVAEDGKVLVDRSYGIPDQAKYMPTTTVPQFQLGEIARVFTAMCAQLPIDSGGRGRGGRGGAANQTPPTPLQNCFNRRFATPVGLHKTTMSREGQVQSDADELYRVALGYEVPRTFARDTTTGDGAASHSVDLSAGWETDNRAGAARLSAYAVAGGKRSAFVRLPDRHATIVVLTNSETTDVKRIVDALTDRLIGK; encoded by the coding sequence ATGCGTCGCCTGGTTTCGCTCTCGCTCGTCGTCCTGCCCGCCGCGCTCGCGGGCCAAGACCGATCCCCGTCGCAGCAGGGCTCGGCGGTCAAAGTCGGTCCCGAACGCGGAACGGTCATCGTGGTCGGCGGCGGGTCGATGGGTCCGGAGATCTACTCTGCGTTCATCAAGGCCGCAGGCGGACCCGACGCCTTGATCATCGACGTCCCAACGGCGGGGGGCGACACGGTCTACAACCAGAACGCACCCGGCACGCGAGGCTGGAGGCAAGCGGGCGCGCGGAACGTGTACGTCCTGCACACAAACGACAAGAAACTCGCCGACTCGGACAGCTTCGCGGCGATTCTCAAGAAGGCGGGCGGCGTGTGGTTCGAGGGCGGCCGCCAGTTCCATTTGGTCGATTCGTATGCCGGGACGAAGACCGAGGCGGGTTTCCACGATGTGCTCGCGCGCGGCGGCGTCGTCGGCGGATCGTCGGCCGGGGCGTCGATCCTCGGCGATTTCCTCGTTCGCGGCGCGCCGTCGAATGACAATTTCATCATGGACTATCCGGGCTACCAGAAAGGCTTCGCCTTTCTCCGTGGCGTCGGAATCGACCAGCACGTCGTGGCGCGGGAGCGGCTGCCCGACCTCGCCGATTCGATCATGCCCAAATACCCGAGCCTTCTTGGCATGTCCGAGGACGAAGGCACGGCGTGGGTCGTGCGCGGGGATACGGCGACGATCGTCGGACGCGACAAGGCCTTCGTATACGGCGGCAAGGACGCGACCGACAAGGGAAAGCCATTTCTCACGCTGTATCCGGGCGATCGGTACAACCTGTCCACACGGCAAGTGATGCATCGCGCGGCGAGCGAGTCGAAGGTGTCGGTCGCGTTTCTCGACTCGTTGTTCAAGCCGTTCGCCGAGCCGTCTGCCGGCGGAGCGACGGTGCTCGTCGCCGAGGACGGCAAGGTGCTCGTGGACCGTTCGTATGGAATTCCCGACCAGGCGAAGTACATGCCGACGACGACGGTGCCGCAGTTCCAGCTCGGCGAGATCGCGCGCGTGTTCACCGCCATGTGCGCGCAGTTGCCCATCGACTCGGGTGGGCGCGGCCGCGGCGGCCGCGGCGGAGCCGCGAATCAGACTCCCCCGACGCCTCTCCAGAACTGTTTCAACCGCCGGTTCGCCACGCCAGTCGGCTTGCACAAGACGACGATGAGTCGCGAAGGGCAGGTCCAGTCTGACGCCGACGAGCTGTATCGCGTCGCTCTGGGCTACGAGGTTCCTCGAACGTTCGCCCGAGACACGACCACCGGCGATGGCGCCGCGTCCCACAGCGTGGACCTGAGCGCCGGATGGGAAACCGACAACCGGGCTGGAGCGGCTCGGCTGTCGGCTTACGCGGTTGCCGGCGGCAAGCGGTCGGCGTTCGTCCGCTTGCCCGATCGGCACGCGACGATCGTCGTGTTGACCAACAGCGAGACGACCGACGTAAAGCGCATCGTCGACGCGCTTACGGACCGGCTGATCGGCAAGTAG
- a CDS encoding DUF1611 domain-containing protein, with protein MPRYLVYAQDQLGAPSAKTAHAVIRYSAPHVAAVLDRRNAGQKVQDVLGFGGTIPVVDSVADGVICGADAFLVGIAVAGDGLPHDLRAMLAQAIEHRLDVWNGLHGFVAEDPDLGPLAAKLGVRVHDVRKPPDDLPVGAGRVRELDQTIVLAVGTDANIGKMTAMLQLRDALASRGVRTAFAPTGQTGIFIEGWGICVDAVVADFIAGAAEAVTIRAARDADIVMVEGQGSILHPGYSGVSLGLLHGSLPHALIACHQPSRATFRHNSWLPIPPLSTVIDLHESIANPLRPTTTIGVSLNTSDLSDRDARAAVDRAKEETGLPVVDPVRQDPAPLVEAVREFDRERRAKLRRASA; from the coding sequence ATGCCTCGTTACCTCGTCTACGCACAGGACCAGCTGGGCGCTCCATCGGCCAAAACAGCCCATGCGGTCATTCGATATTCGGCGCCGCATGTGGCTGCCGTCCTCGACCGTCGGAACGCCGGGCAAAAGGTTCAAGACGTCCTTGGATTCGGCGGAACCATCCCCGTGGTCGACTCGGTCGCGGACGGGGTCATCTGCGGCGCGGATGCGTTCCTCGTCGGCATCGCCGTCGCGGGGGACGGTCTACCGCACGACCTTCGGGCGATGCTCGCCCAAGCCATCGAGCATCGTCTCGATGTCTGGAACGGGCTGCACGGGTTCGTCGCCGAGGACCCGGACCTGGGGCCCCTCGCGGCGAAACTTGGCGTGCGAGTCCACGACGTTCGCAAACCGCCTGACGACCTGCCCGTCGGCGCCGGCCGTGTCCGCGAGTTGGACCAGACGATCGTGCTCGCGGTCGGAACCGACGCGAACATCGGCAAAATGACAGCGATGCTTCAGCTGCGCGACGCGCTGGCGTCGCGCGGCGTGCGGACGGCGTTCGCGCCGACCGGGCAGACCGGAATCTTCATCGAGGGCTGGGGCATCTGCGTCGACGCGGTCGTCGCCGACTTCATTGCCGGCGCCGCCGAAGCGGTCACGATTCGAGCCGCACGGGATGCCGACATCGTGATGGTCGAAGGCCAGGGCTCGATCCTGCATCCCGGCTATTCGGGCGTGTCGCTCGGGCTGCTGCACGGAAGCTTGCCGCACGCGCTGATCGCATGCCACCAGCCGAGTCGCGCGACCTTCCGCCACAACTCGTGGCTCCCGATCCCTCCCTTGTCGACCGTGATCGACCTGCACGAATCGATAGCCAATCCGCTGCGTCCGACGACGACGATCGGCGTTTCGTTGAACACGTCGGATTTGAGCGATCGCGACGCGCGCGCGGCTGTCGATCGGGCCAAAGAGGAGACCGGGCTGCCTGTCGTGGATCCGGTGCGGCAGGATCCGGCGCCGTTGGTCGAAGCCGTTCGCGAGTTCGACCGCGAACGCCGCGCGAAACTCAGGCGTGCGTCGGCTTGA
- a CDS encoding TraB/GumN family protein yields the protein MTTTLKLALTTGALVAGVQPSQAQVRATAIGTHGPAVTSSKHMLYRVHGPNGATVYILGSVHLLSADAATLPAEVDSAFAHSRSLTLETSLDSAMARGPEMLMRGRYSDGKTLRGVLSPQSATKVDSLLHLYGLSLDQVNGFKPWMVSLLMTQLAMQKLNFQAQYGVDMQLNTRAKQASKPVLGLESVDFQMGLFDGLSQADQERMLVESDGPDVTAKEMGSIRDAWSRGDASMLDSLINSNIAKAPTMFDALITARNRAWIPKIESLIKGNDDALVVVGAGHLVGEQGVVAMLRSKGYTIDQM from the coding sequence ATGACGACCACTCTCAAGCTCGCCTTGACCACGGGCGCCCTCGTCGCGGGAGTCCAGCCGAGCCAGGCGCAGGTCCGGGCCACGGCAATCGGGACGCACGGGCCGGCGGTGACGTCGTCCAAGCACATGCTCTACCGGGTGCACGGCCCGAACGGCGCGACCGTCTACATCCTCGGGTCGGTTCATCTTCTGTCGGCCGACGCGGCGACGCTTCCCGCCGAAGTCGATTCGGCGTTCGCCCACTCACGATCGCTCACGCTCGAGACGAGCCTCGACTCGGCAATGGCGCGCGGCCCCGAGATGCTCATGCGCGGCCGGTACAGCGATGGGAAGACGCTCCGCGGCGTGCTCTCGCCGCAATCGGCGACGAAGGTCGACTCGCTGCTTCACCTGTACGGCCTCTCGCTGGATCAGGTCAACGGGTTCAAGCCGTGGATGGTGTCGTTGCTGATGACGCAGCTGGCGATGCAGAAGTTGAATTTCCAGGCGCAGTACGGCGTGGACATGCAACTAAACACGCGCGCAAAGCAGGCGTCGAAGCCGGTTCTGGGCCTCGAGAGCGTCGATTTTCAGATGGGCCTGTTCGACGGGCTGTCGCAGGCGGATCAGGAGCGCATGCTCGTCGAAAGCGACGGCCCCGACGTGACGGCCAAGGAGATGGGCTCCATCCGCGACGCCTGGAGCCGCGGCGACGCGTCCATGCTCGACAGCCTGATCAACTCGAACATTGCGAAAGCCCCGACGATGTTCGACGCGCTGATCACTGCGCGCAATCGTGCGTGGATTCCGAAGATCGAATCGTTGATCAAGGGCAACGACGACGCGCTGGTGGTCGTCGGCGCGGGTCACCTCGTGGGAGAGCAGGGTGTGGTCGCGATGCTGCGCTCCAAGGGATACACGATCGACCAGATGTGA